The following nucleotide sequence is from Campylobacter coli 76339.
ACTTGTGCACTATCGATCTGGTATTAGTATTTAGGGTTGGATCGTGGTCGACCCGGCTTCAGACAGGATTTCTCGTGTCCCGCCCTACTCAGGATACTGCTAGCTAAGGTTTGTTTTTCGTCATACGGGACTATCACCCTCTATGGCTATACTTTCCAGAATGTTCTGCTAAACTCACCTCTTGCACATTGCAGTCCTACAACCCCCACGTGCAAGCACTGGGTTTGCCCTCTTGCGCTTTCGCTCGCCGCTACTGACGCAATCTCTATTGATTTCTTTTCCTGAGGGTACTAAGATGTTTCAATTCCCCTCGTTCGCTCCTATATAGGTAATGTATATCTCTATACATTGGGTTGCCCCATTCGGAAATCTACGGATCAAAGCTTCTTGACAGCTCCCCGTAGCTTATCGCAGTCTAGTACGTCCTTCATCGCCTTTACCAGTCAAGGCATCCACCATTCGCTCTTAGTAGCTTACCTTTTTTACCTTTTATTATTGATTCTAAAACGCATCACTTCCTTGTTAAAGTTTTTATGATAAGACTTTCTTATCTTAAGACGGAAAGCATTCAAACACTTAATATAAATACTAAAAAATAATCTAAACTAAGTCGTGAGTTTGAAACTTATCTTTAATTTATAAACTTTAGATCTAATATTCTCTTTATTATAAAAATAAAGATAGTTAAAAGATATAAAAGTAAAACCAAAGAAAAGATAATTGAGTTTTATCCTTTAACAAGTCCTGTAAAATTGTTTTTATTAAAACTTGCTTGTGACTCTTAACAATGATAATTATAAAGAACATTTAGGTTTAAAACCTAAAGGAAGTATATAATATATAAAGTATATTCATAAATATATACTTGCTTTAGATTTTAAAGCTTGATTTCAAATCTTGTTTTATCTTTTAAGATTGATATTTCTATGGTGGGCCTAACAAGACTTGAACTTGTGACCTCACCCTTATCAGGGGTGCACTCTAACCAGCTGAGCTATAGGCCCTTAATAATGGTGGAGAATAGCGGGATCGAACCGCTGACCTCCTGCGTGCAAAGCAGGCGCTCTCCCAGCTGAGCTAATTCCCCATAAACAATTAGCTTTATCATCAATCTTTGAAATCTAAACAAGAATCAATTGAGTTTATAATGAAGTAATAGTTGTGAGACTTATTACTTTGTACTCTAGAAAGGAGGTGATCCAACCGCAGGTTCTCCTACGGTTACCTTGTTACGACTTCACCCCAGTCGCTGATTCCACTGTGGACGGTAACTAGTTTAGTATTCCGGCTTCGAGTGAAATCAACTCCCATGGTGTGACGGGCGGTGAGTACAAGACCCGGGAACGTATTCACCGTAGCATGGCTGATCTACGATTACTAGCGATTCCGGCTTCATGCTCTCGAGTTGCAGAGAACAATCCGAACTGGGACATATTTTATAGATTTGCTCCACCTCGCGGTATTGCGTCTCATTGTATATGCCATTGTAGCACGTGTGTCGCCCTGGGCATAAGGGCCATGATGACTTGACGTCGTCCACACCTTCCTCCTCCTTACGAAGGCAGTCTATTTAGAGTGCTCGGCCGAACCGTTAGCAACTAAATACGTGGGTTGCGCTCGTTGCGGGACTTAACCCAACATCTCACGACACGAGCTGACGACAGCCGTGCAGCACCTGTCTCTAAGTTCTAGCAAGCTAGCACCCTCATATCTCTATAAGGTTCTTAGGATATCAAGCCCAGGTAAGGTTCTTCGCGTATCTTCGAATTAAACCACATGCTCCACCGCTTGTGCGGGTCCCCGTCTATTCCTTTGAGTTTTAATCTTGCGACCGTACTCCCCAGGCGGTACACTTAATGCGTTAGCTGCATTACTGAGATGACTAGCACCCCAACAACTAGTGTACATCGTTTAGGGCGTGGACTACCAGGGTATCTAATCCTGTTTGCTCCCCACGCTTTCGCGCCTTAGCGTCAGTTGAGTTCCAGCAGATCGCCTTCGCAATGGGTATTCTTGGTGATATCTACGGATTTTACCCCTACACCACCAATTCCATCTGCCTCTCCCTCACTCTAGACTATCAGTTTCCCAAGCAGTTTAATGGTTAAGCCATTAGATTTCACAAGAGACTTGATAATCCGCCTACGCGCCCTTTACGCCCAGTGATTCCGAGTAACGCTTGCACCCTCCGTATTACCGCGGCTGCTGGCACGGAGTTAGCCGGTGCTTATTCCTTAGGTACCGTCAGAATTCTTCCCTAAGAAAAGGAGTTTACGCTCCGAAAAGTGTCATCCTCCACGCGGCGTTGCTGCGTCAGGGTTTCCCCCATTGCGCAATATTCCCTACTGCTGCCTCCCGTAGGAGTCTGGACCGTGTCTCAGTTCCAGTGTGACTGATCATCCTCTCAGACCAGTTAAGCGTCATAGCCTTGGTGAGCCATTACCTCACCAACTAGCTGATACTATATAGTCTCATCCTACACCGAAAAACTTTCCCTACTCAACTTGTGTTAAGCAGGAGTATAGAGTATTAGCAGTCGTTTCCAACTGTTGTCCTCTTGTGTAGGGCAGATTAACTATACCTTACTCACCCGTGCGCCACTAATCCACTTCTAGCAAGCTAGAAGCTTCATCGTTCGACTTGCATGTATTAGGCACGCCGCCAGCGTTCACTCTGAGCCAGGATCAAACTCTCCATAAAAATTATAGATAGTTTAATCTTTTTCTTCAAAGAAAAAGTAATGAAGATTAAAAATAAAAACTTTTAATCTTTAAATATTTAGATTGAATAGATTTTACATAATAACTTATGCCTAAATCTTTTCTGGCTCAATCGATCACTTATTTAGATTTCAAAGATTGACTAATAAGATTTGAAATAACAATATTAATTTTAAAGAACAAAACAAAAAATCATTTACTGAATATAAATTAAAGTTGTATAAACTTTAAGATTATAATTTAAAGATCTTAAGTCCTTTTTTTGAAAAAGGAAATGAAAGTATAACTAATTAAGCTTAAAGGATTATTAAATATATCTTTTTTTGACAATGATATGAAAGTATAACTAATTAAGCTTAAAGAGGATTAAATATATTGTTTTTTGATCAATTTTTATAAAAAAATACTAAAAACTAGATTTTTTGCCAATTAGCTAGCTAACTTTGATATAATCATAGAGAAAATTTTACTATAAAGGAAAATAATGAAAAAGTTTTTAACCGCTTTCTTAGTTGCCTTCATAGGCTTATTTTTAACAGCTTGTCAAAATACCAAAACAGAAAATAACACAAGCAATGAAGTTAATGCTACACTCACTTTAAAGGTTGGGACTGCTCCAAATTACAAACCTTTTAACTATAAGCAAGATTCTAAACTTACAGGTTTTGATACTGACTTAGTTGAAGAAATTGCTCGAAAAAATGGTATTGAAATTGTTTGGGTTGAGACTAATTTTGATGGATTGATCCCTGCTTTAAAAGCTGGCAAGATTGATATGATCGCTTCAGCTATGAGCGCTACAGATGAAAGAAGACAAAGTGTAGATTTTACAAAACCTTATTATATGAGTAAAAATCTTTATATTAAACTTAAAAATAATGAAACCCTTCAAACAAAAACTGATCTAGAAGGTAAAAAAATAGGAGTTCAGCTAGGAACCTTACAAGAAAATACAGCAAAAGCTATCAAAGATGCACAAGTTCAAAGCAACAAGGATTTAAATATAGCTGTTTTAGCACTAAAAAACAATAAAATCGATGCTATTGTTGCTGATCAAGATACTGCCAAAGGCTTTTTAGCTGAAAATCCTGATTTGGTAAGTTTTTATCAAGAAACAGATGGTGGCGAAGGTTTTAGTTTTGCTTTTGATAAAGACAAACAAAAAGAAGTTATAGAAATATTTAATAAAGGTATAGATGAAGCAAAGGCTAATGGATTTTATGATGGTCTTGTAAAAAAATACGAACTAGAATAAGCGTGAAATTTCACGCTTCTATCTAGAAGTTTAAAATCTTATATTTTCTCTCTTTCGCAAGTGCTAAAAGTTTTTCATCGCCATTGCATACAAAAGCTTTACTGACACATTCTAGCAAAGGTAAATCATTAATAGAGTCGCTGAAGAAATAAGAATTTTTCATCCATATCTCATAATCTTTACCCAAATACTCCTTAAGTCTTGACACTTTGCCTTCTCTAAAACTATAAGTACCACGGGTTTTTCCGCTGAATTTGCCATTGATAAGTTCGCATTTTATGGCTATACTTTCTTTGATGCCTAATTGAAAAGCAATTTTTTTAACCAAAAATTCAGCCGTAGCAGAAATAACAATACATCTTTGGTTTTGATATTTTGCTATAAGCGTCTTGGCTTTTTCATAAGGTTTTATATATTTATCAATAAATTCATCGACTAAAAGAGAAATTTTTTTTTCATCTTCTTCTTTTACACTTTGGAGAAAAAAAGGCATAAATTCATCCATATTAAGCTTTTTTTCGCGATATTGTTTCTGATAAAAATCAATTTTTTCCAAATACTCTTTAGGCAAAAGACCTTTTTCTATACAAAATTTCAACCAAAGTTTAGCACTATCGCCCTGTATCAAAGTATCATCCAAATCAAACAAAACAAGCTTCATCTTAACTCTTTTGCTAAAGAAAGATTAAATTTTAAAGCAATTTTATCACCCACTTCAAAAGCACTATAGGTGCTAAAATTCAAAGTATCCACTTTAAGTTCAATTTCTTGAAGCTTAACCTTATAGCGTATAATATTGCCAAGAAGTGATTTTTCCTTGATCTTAGCTTCTAAGCCCTCATTAGAAATTTCTATGGTTTCGGGACGCAAAGCTATATCTTTTTTAAAATCATGCTCTAAACCCAAATCATCAAGTTCTTTAGGGCTTAAAATATTATAGTTTCCTATAAAACTTGCTACAAAATGACATTCTGGCAAAAGATAAAGATTGCTTGCATTTGAATTTTGCATGATTTTACCTTCATTCATTAAAATAATCCTATCAGACATCTCCAATGCCTCTTCTTGATCGTGAGTTACAAAGATGGTAGTTAAATTTAATTCTTTTTGAATTTCCTTAATTTGCACTCTTAAATGTTTTCGAATTTTAGCATCAAGTGCTGATAAGGGCTCATCCAGCAAAAGCAAATCAGGCTTAGTAACCAAAGATCTTGCTAGAGCCACTCTTTGCATTTGACCGCCTGAAAGTTTATGAGGATAAGTTTTCGCATATTCTTCAAGTTCAACCAACTTTAACATCTTTTTCACTCTTTTTTCTATATCTTTTTTATCCATTTTTTTGATTTTCAAACCAAAAGCTATATTTTCAAAAACATTAAGATTTGGAAAAAGAGCGTAATTTTGAAAAACCATACCTATATTTCTTTTTTGTGGACTTAATTTGGTAATATCTTTATCATTAATTAAAATTTTACCTCCATTGATCTGACTAAGACCTGCTATACATCTTAAAAGTGTTGACTTTCCACAACCACTTGGACCTAAAAGGGTTACAAATTCACCCTTTTTAGCATTAAAACTGATATCTTCGAAAATAATCTTATCTCCATAAGCTTTTTTAAAATTTTTAATCTTCAAATAAGCCATTTCTACTCCTTAATCAAACTAGCTATAAAAGTT
It contains:
- a CDS encoding Histidine-binding protein precursor, which gives rise to MKKFLTAFLVAFIGLFLTACQNTKTENNTSNEVNATLTLKVGTAPNYKPFNYKQDSKLTGFDTDLVEEIARKNGIEIVWVETNFDGLIPALKAGKIDMIASAMSATDERRQSVDFTKPYYMSKNLYIKLKNNETLQTKTDLEGKKIGVQLGTLQENTAKAIKDAQVQSNKDLNIAVLALKNNKIDAIVADQDTAKGFLAENPDLVSFYQETDGGEGFSFAFDKDKQKEVIEIFNKGIDEAKANGFYDGLVKKYELE
- a CDS encoding Predicted phosphoserine phosphatase codes for the protein MKLVLFDLDDTLIQGDSAKLWLKFCIEKGLLPKEYLEKIDFYQKQYREKKLNMDEFMPFFLQSVKEEDEKKISLLVDEFIDKYIKPYEKAKTLIAKYQNQRCIVISATAEFLVKKIAFQLGIKESIAIKCELINGKFSGKTRGTYSFREGKVSRLKEYLGKDYEIWMKNSYFFSDSINDLPLLECVSKAFVCNGDEKLLALAKERKYKILNF
- a CDS encoding Ferric iron ABC transporter, ATP-binding protein, which translates into the protein MAYLKIKNFKKAYGDKIIFEDISFNAKKGEFVTLLGPSGCGKSTLLRCIAGLSQINGGKILINDKDITKLSPQKRNIGMVFQNYALFPNLNVFENIAFGLKIKKMDKKDIEKRVKKMLKLVELEEYAKTYPHKLSGGQMQRVALARSLVTKPDLLLLDEPLSALDAKIRKHLRVQIKEIQKELNLTTIFVTHDQEEALEMSDRIILMNEGKIMQNSNASNLYLLPECHFVASFIGNYNILSPKELDDLGLEHDFKKDIALRPETIEISNEGLEAKIKEKSLLGNIIRYKVKLQEIELKVDTLNFSTYSAFEVGDKIALKFNLSLAKELR